A single region of the Halorubrum depositum genome encodes:
- a CDS encoding MBL fold metallo-hydrolase: MELTVLGSGSAMPVPDRAQAGYLLDDGERSLLVDCGSGVLQRLAGTETGYEGVSTVLLTHHHLDHVAALLPLLKARWLAGAEHLEVVGPAGTKALVDGLLDVHDYLDGRVDLAVREVSPSRPFAAAGFDVAAHETRHSMDGLAYRFSPPSSDVDPTDGPLALSGDTEAFAGMASFADGSDLLVHDCSFPDGTDVSNHPNPTQLGASLAGVDVDTLLLSHLYPHTGGREREMARSVREAGFDGDVEVASDGLRVDI, translated from the coding sequence ATGGAGCTCACCGTCCTCGGCTCCGGCAGCGCGATGCCGGTGCCCGACCGCGCGCAGGCGGGGTACCTCCTCGACGACGGCGAGCGCTCCCTCCTCGTCGACTGCGGCAGCGGCGTCCTCCAGCGGCTCGCGGGCACCGAGACCGGCTACGAGGGGGTCTCGACCGTCCTCCTCACGCACCACCACCTCGACCACGTCGCCGCGCTCCTCCCCCTGCTGAAGGCCCGGTGGCTCGCGGGGGCCGAGCACCTCGAAGTGGTCGGTCCCGCGGGGACGAAGGCACTCGTCGACGGCCTCCTCGACGTGCACGACTACCTCGACGGGCGGGTCGACCTCGCGGTCCGGGAGGTGTCGCCGTCGCGCCCGTTCGCGGCGGCCGGGTTCGACGTCGCCGCCCACGAGACGCGCCACTCGATGGACGGGCTGGCCTACCGGTTCTCGCCGCCGAGTTCCGACGTCGACCCCACCGACGGCCCGCTCGCGCTCTCGGGCGACACCGAGGCGTTCGCGGGGATGGCGTCGTTCGCCGACGGGAGCGACCTCCTCGTCCACGACTGCTCGTTCCCGGACGGCACCGACGTGTCGAACCACCCGAACCCCACGCAGTTGGGCGCGTCGCTCGCGGGCGTCGACGTCGACACGCTCCTCCTGTCGCACCTCTACCCGCACACGGGCGGCCGGGAGCGCGAGATGGCCCGGAGCGTCCGCGAGGCGGGGTTCGACGGCGACGTCGAGGTCGCGAGCGACGGGCTGCGCGTCGATATCTGA
- a CDS encoding FAD-dependent oxidoreductase has product MSTHVAVVGAYGSAGVAAAERLAADPEIELTLIDDGDPGGGLCILRGCMPSKEVLSAAEHRFAARHDDRLSGPLPDVDLEAVVDRKNEHTSDFAAHRRAAVDDLAEREDVEFLRETARFVGDRRLAVGDRTFEPDYVVIATGSTVNLPSLPGIDDVEVTTSADVLDATDFDDSGVVMGFGYVGMELVPYLSEAAGMDLTVIEHDARPLDEADAPFGDALLEYYRDAFDVDVLTHASERRVEPTDSGGVRLRVDRDGEETAIEADQLFAFTGRRSALDRLGLEETRLDPGEGWVDDAMRARDDDRVFVVGDANGKEPILHVAKEQGVTAAENLLRHRDGDPLVDYENVHHHVVFSGLGVLPFARLGHSAASAEAAGLDHRVVTREAADDGVFKTKNVPEGLARLVVGADGTVLGYQGLHYHADAMAKTMQVIVETGMDVRDLPDRAYHPTTPEILDGLFREASAALSE; this is encoded by the coding sequence ATGTCAACGCACGTCGCGGTCGTCGGCGCGTACGGGAGCGCCGGCGTCGCCGCCGCCGAGCGGCTCGCGGCCGACCCCGAGATCGAGCTGACGCTGATCGACGACGGCGACCCGGGCGGCGGGCTCTGTATCCTCCGTGGGTGTATGCCCTCGAAGGAGGTGTTGTCCGCGGCCGAACACCGCTTCGCGGCGCGCCACGACGACCGGCTCTCCGGCCCGCTCCCGGACGTCGACTTGGAGGCGGTCGTGGACCGGAAGAACGAGCACACGTCGGACTTCGCCGCCCACCGCCGCGCCGCCGTCGACGACCTCGCGGAGCGGGAGGACGTCGAGTTCCTCCGCGAGACAGCCCGGTTCGTCGGCGACCGCCGCCTCGCGGTCGGCGACCGGACATTCGAGCCCGACTACGTCGTGATCGCGACCGGCTCGACGGTGAACCTCCCGTCGCTGCCCGGGATCGACGACGTGGAGGTGACGACGAGCGCCGACGTGCTCGACGCGACCGACTTCGACGACTCCGGCGTCGTCATGGGGTTCGGCTACGTCGGCATGGAGCTCGTCCCGTACCTCAGCGAGGCGGCGGGGATGGACCTCACCGTGATCGAGCACGACGCCCGCCCGCTCGACGAGGCCGACGCCCCCTTCGGTGACGCGTTACTCGAGTACTACCGGGACGCGTTCGATGTTGACGTGCTCACGCACGCGAGCGAGCGACGCGTCGAGCCGACCGACTCCGGCGGCGTCAGACTCCGCGTCGACCGCGACGGAGAGGAGACGGCGATCGAGGCCGACCAGCTGTTCGCGTTCACCGGCCGCCGCTCGGCGCTCGACCGGCTCGGGCTCGAGGAGACGCGCCTCGACCCGGGCGAGGGGTGGGTCGACGACGCGATGCGGGCCCGCGACGACGACCGGGTCTTCGTCGTCGGCGACGCCAACGGGAAGGAGCCGATCCTCCACGTCGCCAAGGAACAGGGCGTGACGGCGGCCGAGAACCTCCTGCGGCACCGCGACGGCGACCCGCTCGTCGACTACGAGAACGTCCACCACCACGTCGTGTTCTCCGGGCTCGGCGTGCTCCCGTTCGCCCGCCTCGGTCACTCGGCGGCGTCGGCCGAGGCGGCCGGCCTCGACCATCGCGTCGTCACCCGCGAGGCGGCCGACGACGGCGTGTTCAAGACGAAGAACGTCCCGGAGGGGCTCGCCCGGCTCGTCGTCGGCGCCGACGGGACGGTCCTCGGGTATCAGGGGCTCCACTACCACGCCGACGCGATGGCGAAGACGATGCAGGTGATAGTCGAGACCGGAATGGACGTCAGGGACCTGCCCGACCGCGCGTACCACCCCACCACGCCGGAGATCCTCGACGGGCTCTTCCGGGAGGCGTCAGCGGCGCTCTCGGAGTAG
- a CDS encoding flavin-containing monooxygenase, with protein MSSLEQMSDGDIDSATETAQAYLEEFEDAMRREDAAAAAEMFCATSYWRDLVAFTWNIKTVENPSGVEDMLEETLAHTGPSDFELSEPAEEEDGIITAWFTFETEVGRGEGVVRLKDGGAWTFLTALTELKGHEEPKGRDRPIGSEPVADPDRKTWTERREEEKENLGYTEQPHTVIVGGGQGGIALGARLRQLGVPTIIVEKNDRPGDSWRNRYKGLALHDPVWYDHLPYIKFPKNWPVFSPKDKLGDWLEMYTRVMELNYWSKTEATSAEYDEETGTWEVEVNRDGEDIVLRPQELVMATGMSGKPNMPDLSGEERFNGEVLHSSEYPGPDGKYEGKSVVVVGSNNSAHDICEGLWEVDADVTMVQRSSTCVIKTESILEHALGDLYSERAVENGIDTHRADMIFASVPYRIMNEFEKPKYDKIREIDSEFYDALEDAGFWTDFGPDESGLFMKYLRRGSGYYIDTGTSQLIIDGEIDMAHGQVTEFTEDAILLEDGTELPADLVVCATGFGSMNGWVADLIDEETARQAGKVWGVGSDTPKDPGPWEGEQRNMWKPTQVDQLWFHGGNLHQSRHYSLYLALQLKARYEEIPTPMYGRQEVHHEGI; from the coding sequence ATGAGCTCGCTAGAGCAGATGTCCGATGGCGACATCGACTCTGCGACCGAGACGGCACAGGCGTACCTGGAGGAGTTCGAGGATGCGATGCGCCGGGAGGATGCCGCCGCTGCGGCGGAGATGTTCTGTGCGACGAGCTACTGGCGCGACCTGGTCGCGTTTACCTGGAACATCAAGACGGTGGAGAATCCCAGCGGCGTCGAGGACATGCTCGAGGAGACACTCGCGCACACCGGTCCGTCGGACTTCGAGCTTAGCGAGCCGGCGGAAGAGGAAGATGGGATCATCACCGCCTGGTTCACCTTCGAGACCGAGGTGGGTCGTGGTGAGGGTGTCGTCCGGCTGAAAGATGGCGGTGCGTGGACCTTCCTGACCGCACTGACGGAGCTAAAGGGGCATGAGGAGCCCAAGGGCAGAGACCGACCGATAGGCTCAGAGCCGGTTGCGGACCCAGACCGCAAAACGTGGACAGAGCGCCGTGAGGAGGAGAAGGAGAACCTGGGGTACACCGAACAACCGCACACCGTGATCGTCGGTGGGGGACAGGGCGGCATCGCACTCGGTGCACGGCTCCGCCAGCTCGGCGTGCCCACGATCATCGTCGAGAAGAACGACCGGCCGGGCGACTCCTGGCGCAACCGGTACAAGGGGCTCGCGCTGCACGACCCCGTCTGGTACGACCACCTCCCGTACATCAAGTTCCCCAAAAACTGGCCGGTGTTCTCGCCGAAGGACAAGCTCGGCGACTGGCTGGAGATGTACACGCGGGTGATGGAGTTGAACTACTGGTCGAAGACCGAGGCCACCAGTGCAGAGTACGACGAGGAGACGGGCACCTGGGAGGTCGAGGTCAACCGCGATGGAGAGGATATCGTGCTGCGCCCACAGGAGCTCGTGATGGCGACGGGCATGAGCGGCAAGCCCAACATGCCCGACCTCTCCGGCGAGGAGCGCTTCAACGGCGAGGTACTACACTCATCCGAGTACCCCGGTCCCGACGGGAAGTATGAGGGCAAGTCCGTGGTAGTGGTGGGCTCGAACAACTCAGCCCACGACATCTGTGAGGGGCTCTGGGAGGTCGACGCGGACGTGACGATGGTGCAGCGGTCATCGACGTGCGTCATCAAGACGGAGTCAATACTGGAGCACGCACTCGGTGATCTGTACTCCGAGCGGGCCGTCGAGAACGGCATCGACACCCACCGGGCGGACATGATCTTCGCATCCGTCCCGTACCGCATCATGAATGAGTTCGAGAAACCCAAATACGACAAAATCAGGGAAATCGACTCCGAGTTCTACGATGCACTCGAGGACGCCGGCTTCTGGACCGACTTTGGTCCCGACGAATCGGGGTTGTTCATGAAGTACCTCCGACGTGGCTCGGGCTACTACATCGACACCGGCACCAGTCAGCTCATTATCGACGGAGAGATCGATATGGCCCATGGGCAGGTGACCGAGTTCACCGAGGATGCGATCCTGCTGGAAGATGGCACCGAGCTCCCGGCCGACCTTGTCGTGTGCGCCACGGGGTTCGGTTCGATGAACGGCTGGGTGGCCGACCTGATAGATGAGGAGACGGCGCGGCAGGCGGGGAAGGTCTGGGGGGTCGGTTCAGACACGCCTAAAGACCCCGGACCGTGGGAGGGCGAGCAGCGCAACATGTGGAAGCCGACGCAGGTGGACCAACTGTGGTTCCACGGTGGCAACCTGCACCAGTCACGCCACTACTCGCTGTATCTGGCGCTGCAGCTGAAGGCACGCTATGAGGAGATCCCCACGCCGATGTACGGCAGGCAGGAGGTCCACCACGAGGGGATCTAG
- a CDS encoding universal stress protein — protein sequence MYDEILVPTDGSEAVDRALDHALRLASDHGATVHALYVVDQRIATANSGDLHDEIVEDLETQGEEAVAAVAERAEEAGLDVETSVLRGTPDTEIVSYADERGIDVIVMSPEGKSPRERIRSLGSVSDRVADDANVPVFLIK from the coding sequence ATGTACGACGAGATCCTGGTGCCGACCGACGGGAGCGAGGCTGTCGACCGCGCGCTCGATCACGCGCTGCGGCTGGCGAGCGACCACGGCGCGACGGTCCACGCGCTGTACGTCGTCGATCAACGGATAGCGACCGCGAACTCCGGCGACCTCCACGACGAGATCGTCGAGGACCTGGAGACGCAGGGGGAGGAGGCGGTCGCCGCCGTCGCCGAGCGCGCCGAGGAGGCGGGGCTCGACGTCGAGACGAGCGTCCTCCGGGGAACGCCCGACACGGAGATCGTCTCGTACGCCGACGAGCGCGGGATCGACGTGATCGTGATGAGTCCGGAGGGGAAGTCGCCGCGCGAACGGATCCGGTCGCTCGGCAGCGTCTCGGACCGCGTCGCCGACGACGCGAACGTGCCGGTGTTCCTGATCAAGTAG